Sequence from the Sphingomonas koreensis genome:
AGCTTGACGGCGAGCTTCAGCACCCAGCCGAGCACGACGATACCGCCGATGATCGCGAGGATCGTGATGAGCGTGTTCTTGTTCATGCCTTATGCTCCCGGACCAGAGGCGCCGGACTTGCCCGACGGAAGGAGGCGAAGCGCGCCGAACAGGACGGCGAGGATCAGCCAGACGATCCAGTTCCCGCCCTGCAGGAATTTGAGGGCCGCCAGCATCAGGAAGATGATGGCGATGACCGGCAGGCTCTTCTTGACCGGATCCGGCATCACCACTCCCCTCGATAGTCGTGGTTGGCCTTGACCATTTCCTTGAGGGTGGTCGGCCCGCCGACCGGCTCGACGGTGTGGCGGCCCGGCTCCTGCGTGCCCGTCTTGGGCTGCTGTCCGCTGGCCAGCGCGTCGAGGATCGCGACGGTGCGGTCGTAATCCAGATCCTCGTAATTGTCGTCGTTGATCTGGACCATCGGCGCCGACGCGCAATTGCCCATGCACTCGACCTCGGTCAGCGTGAACAGGCCGTCGGGCGTGGTCTTGCCCTTGGCCATGCCGCGGTTCTTGCACGCGGCGAAGACATCGTCCGACCCGCGCAGCCAGCATGGCGTCGTGCCGCACACCTGGACATGGTACTTACCGACCGGGTGCAGATTGAACATGGTGTAGAAGGTCGCGACCTCCAGCACGCGGATCACCGCAAGGTCGAGCTCCTTCGCGACGAACTCGATCACCGGGATCGGCAGCCACCCCTGCGTATCCGTCTCCGCCCCGACCTGACGCTGGGCGAGGTCGAGATAGGGGATGGTGCAGCTCTGCTGCCGCCCCTCTGGATAGCGCGCGCGGATGGTCTTCGCCTTCTCGGCGTTTTCCGCGGTCCACGCGAAGCTACCCCAGCGTGCGCGGAGTTCCGGCGTGTCTTCGATTGCGTTTGCGTCGGCCATTAGCGGATGAACTCCACGCGGCTCACTCTGTCGCCGCTGAAGGTGTAGATGGACATGACCTCGAACTGCTCGCCATCAGGCGCGCGCGAGACCGTTTCGTGGAGCAGCACCGTCTCGCCCAGCTCATAGCTGGCGAGGATCTCGGCGCGGTTCTGCGGGAACTGGGCGAACATCGCCTTGAGGCCCGAGCGGACGCCTTCCTTCCCTTCACGCAGCACCGCACCGCGATAGCCCGCTTCACAGGCATCGTCGGTCATCAGCGCGACATAGGCGTCGGCGTCCTGCGCGTTGTAATGCGCGATCATTTCGTGCGCGGTGGCGATGCGGGTGCTCACGGGGGCATCTTGGAGAGTGAGAGAGTCAGCCATTCGCGCCGCCAGCAGCTTTGTCGTTGGCACACTGAGCGACTACCGCGACACTGACCGTCAGTAGAAACATCACAAGAAATGGTGCCCCGACCACCCAAGACAACCAATTCCGATGCGGTGCAAGAACGTCGGCTGCAGCGAATGCGCCAACTCCAGCGAGCATCCACAAGCCGCCGTGATCGCGAACAACCGTCACGCCAGCCATCGGCCCAAGCGTCGCGTGGAGATGCCTCACGCGCCGAGCCACGTAATGCAGGTAGCGCCTCACCGGTCGCACTCCCCGAACACGATATCCATCGCGCCCAGAATCGCGGTGATGTCCGCCAGCATGTGGCCGCGCGTCATGAAGTCCATTGCCTGGAGGTGGCTGAACGCGGTCGGGCGGATCTTGCAGCGGTACGGCTTGTTGGAGCCGTCGCTGACCATGTAGATGCCGAACTCGCCCTTGGGGCTTTCGGTCGCGACATAGACTTCGCCCGCGGGGACGTGGAAGCCCTCGGTGTAGAGCTTGAAGTGATGGATCAGCGCTTCCATCGACTGCTTCATCTCGGCGCGCTTGGGTGGCACCACCTTGCGGTCGAGCGACGCGATCGGGCCCGACGGCATCTCGTTCAGACACTGACGCATGATGCGCGCGGACTGATAGACTTCCTCGACGCGGACCATGAAGCGGTCGTAGCAGTCGCCGCGCGTGCCGACCGGGATTTCGAACTCCATGCGGTCGTACACGTCATAGGGCTGCGACTTGCGCAGATCCCAGGGCAGGCCGGCGCCGCGGATCATCGGGCCGGAGAAGCCCCATTTGATTGCGTCTTCGCGGCTGACGATGGCGATGTCGACATTGCGCTGCTTGAAGATGCGGTTTTCCGCGACCAGGCTGATCGCGTCGCCGAACAGCTTGGGCAAGCGGTTGTCGAGCCAGTCGCCGATATCGGTGAGCAGCTTCAGCGGCACGTCCTGATGGACGCCGCCGGGGCGCAGGTAATTGTGGTGCATGCGCGCACCGGACATGCGCTCGAAGAAGTTGAGGCAATCCTCGCGCAGCTCGAACATCCACAGGTTCGGCGTCATCGCGCCGACGTCCATCACATGGCTGCCGAGGTTCAGCATGTGATTGCAGATGCGGGTCAGCTCGGCGAAGAACACGCGCAGATACTGCGCGCGCACCGGCACTTCGAGGTCGAGCAGCTTCTCGACCGCAAGGACGAAGCTGTGCTCCATCGCCAGCGGCGAGCAATAGTCGAGGCGGTCCATATAGGGGAGCGCCTGGGTATAGGTCTTGTACTCGATCAGCTTTTCGGTGCCGCGGTGGAGCAGGCCGACATGCGGGTCGATCCGCTCGACGATCTCGCCGTCGAGCTCGGTGACGAGGCGGAGCACGCCGTGCGCCGCCGGGTGCTGCGGGCCGAAATTGATCGTGTAGTTGGCGATCTGGGTGTCGCCGACGGTGGGATCGCTGGCGTCGGTGACCCCCGCGATTTCGTCGAGATACTGGGCCATTACGCTTCACCCTCCCCCTTCTTGGCGCGCGGCTTGGCGGGCTTGCGGGGTTTCTTGACTACATCCGGATCGGCGGGCTTGGGGCCGGCCTCGGGCGAGGCCTTGCCGATGCCGGTATCCTTGGGACCGTCGCTGGTCTTGGGCTTGCGCACGCGCGCCTTGACCGGCTTGGCAGCGTCATCGGCCTTGACCACCT
This genomic interval carries:
- a CDS encoding nuclear transport factor 2 family protein; translated protein: MADSLTLQDAPVSTRIATAHEMIAHYNAQDADAYVALMTDDACEAGYRGAVLREGKEGVRSGLKAMFAQFPQNRAEILASYELGETVLLHETVSRAPDGEQFEVMSIYTFSGDRVSRVEFIR
- a CDS encoding complex I 24 kDa subunit family protein, yielding MADANAIEDTPELRARWGSFAWTAENAEKAKTIRARYPEGRQQSCTIPYLDLAQRQVGAETDTQGWLPIPVIEFVAKELDLAVIRVLEVATFYTMFNLHPVGKYHVQVCGTTPCWLRGSDDVFAACKNRGMAKGKTTPDGLFTLTEVECMGNCASAPMVQINDDNYEDLDYDRTVAILDALASGQQPKTGTQEPGRHTVEPVGGPTTLKEMVKANHDYRGEW
- a CDS encoding NADH-quinone oxidoreductase subunit D, which produces MAQYLDEIAGVTDASDPTVGDTQIANYTINFGPQHPAAHGVLRLVTELDGEIVERIDPHVGLLHRGTEKLIEYKTYTQALPYMDRLDYCSPLAMEHSFVLAVEKLLDLEVPVRAQYLRVFFAELTRICNHMLNLGSHVMDVGAMTPNLWMFELREDCLNFFERMSGARMHHNYLRPGGVHQDVPLKLLTDIGDWLDNRLPKLFGDAISLVAENRIFKQRNVDIAIVSREDAIKWGFSGPMIRGAGLPWDLRKSQPYDVYDRMEFEIPVGTRGDCYDRFMVRVEEVYQSARIMRQCLNEMPSGPIASLDRKVVPPKRAEMKQSMEALIHHFKLYTEGFHVPAGEVYVATESPKGEFGIYMVSDGSNKPYRCKIRPTAFSHLQAMDFMTRGHMLADITAILGAMDIVFGECDR